The following proteins come from a genomic window of Pirellula staleyi DSM 6068:
- a CDS encoding permease produces MIPGTAIGVLVGDLLFFWLAFRLARKTGSKSITAMPLGLDTPSTLGMIFFVLGPAFLEAQKTLSVDEAALYTWRLGICAIFTSGLFKLACALGSNWIRRVIPRAGLLGSLTAIALVLISFLPLLEILHMPIVGFVSLAVVLTTLVARVELPFKLPGAFGSLLIGGILYYALRYAEGSGILPAPLHLPAEGTPINPALGLLPYEWMSVFSFQWLTAFNDSINYLPIVIPFALATVVGGIDCAESAATVGDDYDTREVIGVEALATIAAALCGGVIQSTPYIGHPAYKAMGGRAAYVLATAIFVGAAGLLGFFGYLYVVIPKVTVFPILIFIGLEITAQSFLATPKRHYAALAIACVPALAQLGLIFLDKTFGDGLMFENKISVDSLKTPGLAEEITTLRILANGFILTSLFWSSGLAMIIDRRLGVAALFFLASGVCTLFGIVHSPQPGSPMFFPWDLTPELARPVFQYATGYFLVAAMLGLWQLYLNFQGIEPLEGDEDPHALAPPSPTADLS; encoded by the coding sequence ATGATCCCGGGTACCGCTATCGGGGTACTTGTCGGCGATCTTCTCTTCTTCTGGCTGGCCTTCCGTTTGGCCCGAAAAACCGGCAGTAAGTCCATTACTGCCATGCCTTTAGGTCTCGATACACCCAGCACCCTCGGCATGATTTTCTTTGTCCTGGGGCCCGCCTTCCTCGAGGCTCAGAAAACCCTAAGTGTTGACGAAGCTGCACTTTACACCTGGCGACTCGGGATTTGTGCCATTTTTACCAGTGGGTTGTTCAAACTTGCATGTGCCCTCGGCAGCAACTGGATTCGCCGGGTCATCCCCCGGGCGGGGCTGCTCGGCTCCCTCACCGCCATCGCTTTGGTCCTGATTAGTTTTCTTCCGCTGCTCGAAATCCTCCACATGCCGATTGTCGGCTTTGTGTCGCTAGCAGTCGTCCTGACGACACTTGTCGCGCGGGTCGAATTGCCTTTCAAGCTCCCCGGAGCGTTCGGCTCGCTCCTGATCGGGGGCATTCTTTACTACGCGCTGCGCTATGCCGAAGGTTCGGGAATTTTGCCCGCTCCTTTGCATCTTCCGGCCGAAGGGACCCCGATTAACCCGGCCCTGGGGCTCCTGCCGTACGAATGGATGAGCGTCTTTTCGTTCCAGTGGCTCACCGCGTTCAACGACTCGATCAACTACTTGCCGATCGTCATCCCCTTTGCGCTCGCCACGGTCGTCGGCGGGATCGACTGCGCTGAAAGTGCCGCCACGGTCGGCGACGACTACGACACCCGCGAAGTGATCGGCGTCGAAGCGCTCGCCACCATCGCAGCCGCTCTTTGCGGCGGTGTGATTCAGTCGACCCCCTACATCGGCCATCCCGCCTACAAAGCGATGGGAGGTCGCGCCGCCTATGTTTTAGCGACTGCCATTTTTGTTGGAGCTGCTGGACTCTTAGGTTTCTTTGGCTATCTCTACGTCGTGATCCCCAAAGTGACTGTCTTTCCGATCCTCATTTTCATCGGTCTCGAGATCACCGCCCAAAGCTTCCTGGCGACTCCCAAACGGCACTACGCCGCCCTGGCCATCGCGTGTGTCCCGGCGCTAGCGCAACTCGGACTGATTTTTCTCGACAAAACCTTTGGCGACGGCCTGATGTTCGAGAACAAGATTTCCGTCGACAGCCTCAAAACCCCGGGACTCGCCGAAGAGATCACCACCCTGCGGATTCTCGCCAACGGCTTTATTCTCACTAGCCTGTTTTGGTCGAGCGGCTTAGCGATGATCATCGACCGACGGCTCGGCGTCGCGGCTCTGTTTTTCCTAGCTTCGGGGGTCTGTACCCTGTTTGGCATCGTCCATAGCCCGCAGCCCGGCAGCCCGATGTTCTTCCCCTGGGATCTCACTCCCGAATTGGCCCGCCCCGTTTTTCAGTACGCGACGGGCTATTTCCTCGTCGCTGCTATGCTCGGCCTCTGGCAGCTGTACCTCAATTTCCAAGGGATCGAGCCGCTCGAAGGGGATGAAGATCCGCACGCTCTCGCTCCCCCTTCGCCAACAGCCGACTTGTCGTAA
- a CDS encoding class I SAM-dependent methyltransferase, translated as MSLVRVLENEVMDSLEEATTYDEMDHSTVNTRFVDDLLAAGLPGNDVLDLGTGTARIPMELCRRHADCRVMAVDAAGAMLDQAYYNISAAELTGRIQLAQADGRKLPYADGLFHAVICNTIVHHIADPLPVLAEAVRVTAPGGLLMIRDLTRPDTEEQLATLVEQYAGQEAPYAKQMFGDSLRAAFTLAEIRDMVASLGFPPDTVTMTSDRHWTWLARKGSETRE; from the coding sequence ATGTCGCTTGTGCGTGTACTCGAAAACGAAGTGATGGACTCGCTGGAAGAGGCCACCACCTACGACGAGATGGATCACTCGACGGTGAACACCCGTTTTGTCGATGATTTGCTCGCCGCTGGTCTCCCGGGCAACGACGTGCTCGACCTCGGGACTGGCACCGCACGGATTCCGATGGAACTTTGTCGCCGCCACGCCGATTGCCGCGTGATGGCTGTCGACGCCGCCGGGGCGATGCTCGATCAGGCCTATTACAACATCAGCGCCGCTGAACTAACGGGCCGCATTCAACTGGCCCAGGCCGACGGTCGCAAGCTCCCCTATGCCGACGGGCTGTTCCACGCCGTCATTTGCAACACGATCGTCCACCACATCGCCGATCCGCTCCCCGTCCTCGCCGAAGCTGTTCGGGTCACCGCCCCTGGTGGCCTGCTGATGATCCGCGATCTCACCCGCCCCGACACAGAAGAACAGCTCGCCACGCTCGTCGAGCAATACGCGGGCCAGGAAGCTCCCTATGCCAAGCAGATGTTTGGGGACTCGCTCCGGGCCGCCTTCACCCTCGCCGAAATCCGCGACATGGTCGCCTCCCTCGGCTTTCCCCCCGACACCGTCACCATGACCAGCGACCGTCACTGGACTTGGCTCGCACGGAAGGGATCAGAGACTAGAGAATGA
- a CDS encoding 3-isopropylmalate dehydrogenase: MASPLKLAVIPGDGTGPEVTAEALKVLAAIAKLEGFTYETTTFDWGGERYLKTGETLPAGGADELRKFDAIYLGAVGHPDVKPGILEKGLLLELRFQLDQYVNLRPVKLFPGVECPLVGKGPEHIDFVVVRENTEDMYAGIGGWLKKHTADEVATQTAVYTRKGCERVIRWAFDYTMKRNNPKGKMLTLVAKTNVLTYGHDLWWRTFQDVAKDYPEVKADYNHVDACCMWMVKNPEYYDVIVTTNMFGDIITDLGAMIQGGLGVASGGNINPDKGGVSMYEPMGGSAPKYTGQNVINPIAAIAAMSMLLEHSGQPKAGARVMDAIQKVTGTKMKSQNAGKMGYGTKEVGDLVIAHL, encoded by the coding sequence GTGGCAAGCCCTTTGAAACTCGCGGTGATTCCCGGCGACGGGACCGGTCCTGAAGTAACAGCCGAAGCCCTGAAGGTGCTCGCTGCCATCGCCAAGCTCGAAGGCTTTACCTACGAGACCACCACTTTTGACTGGGGTGGCGAACGCTATCTCAAGACAGGCGAAACACTTCCCGCTGGTGGTGCCGACGAACTTCGCAAGTTCGACGCCATCTATCTCGGCGCTGTCGGTCACCCCGATGTGAAGCCTGGCATCCTCGAAAAGGGGCTCTTGCTTGAGCTCCGCTTCCAGCTCGACCAGTACGTCAACCTTCGCCCGGTGAAGTTGTTCCCTGGCGTGGAGTGCCCGCTTGTCGGCAAAGGTCCCGAGCATATCGACTTTGTGGTTGTTCGCGAGAACACCGAAGATATGTACGCTGGCATCGGTGGCTGGCTCAAGAAGCACACGGCCGACGAAGTTGCCACCCAGACCGCTGTTTACACCCGCAAGGGTTGCGAGCGCGTGATCCGCTGGGCCTTCGACTACACGATGAAGCGCAACAACCCCAAGGGCAAAATGCTCACGCTCGTCGCCAAGACGAACGTCCTCACCTACGGCCACGATCTGTGGTGGCGCACCTTCCAGGATGTCGCCAAGGACTATCCCGAAGTGAAGGCCGACTACAACCACGTCGACGCCTGCTGCATGTGGATGGTGAAGAATCCCGAATACTACGACGTGATCGTCACCACCAACATGTTTGGCGACATCATCACCGACCTCGGCGCGATGATCCAAGGTGGTCTCGGCGTCGCTTCGGGGGGCAACATCAACCCTGATAAGGGTGGCGTGAGCATGTACGAACCAATGGGTGGTTCGGCTCCCAAGTACACCGGTCAGAACGTCATTAACCCAATCGCCGCCATTGCCGCCATGAGCATGCTGCTCGAACATAGCGGACAGCCCAAAGCGGGCGCTCGCGTGATGGATGCCATCCAAAAAGTGACCGGCACCAAGATGAAGAGCCAAAACGCTGGCAAAATGGGCTACGGCACCAAAGAAGTCGGCGATCTGGTGATTGCTCACCTGTAG
- a CDS encoding SDR family NAD(P)-dependent oxidoreductase, with protein MTVSDLFSLKGKTALVTGGSKGIGLAVARGFAEAGAKVAIASRKVADLEKAKATIGEGLDTQVEYFVTDMNDRDQVGKLAADVLAKFGRCDVLFNNAGNNKPQNLVDTTMEVWDEILELNFTSCMLLSKHLVPGMIERKWGRIIYTSSVMALASNPGRGLYSATKAALVGMSRAQALELGPHGITVNCLAPGPIATDLPMSLLSDEQKKAFASRTALLRWGQVVDMVGPVLMLATDAGAYITGTVISADGGMLCRTF; from the coding sequence ATGACGGTCAGCGACTTGTTCAGCTTGAAGGGAAAGACGGCCCTCGTTACTGGCGGCAGCAAAGGGATCGGCCTCGCCGTCGCGCGGGGCTTTGCCGAAGCTGGAGCCAAAGTCGCCATCGCCTCGCGGAAAGTTGCTGATCTCGAAAAGGCCAAAGCGACCATCGGCGAAGGGCTCGATACGCAAGTCGAGTACTTCGTCACCGACATGAACGACCGCGATCAAGTTGGCAAACTGGCCGCTGATGTGCTGGCTAAGTTCGGCCGCTGCGATGTGCTGTTCAATAACGCAGGAAACAACAAACCGCAGAACCTCGTCGACACCACCATGGAAGTGTGGGACGAAATCCTCGAACTCAACTTCACCAGCTGCATGCTGCTGTCGAAGCATCTGGTCCCCGGGATGATCGAGCGCAAATGGGGCCGCATCATCTACACTTCAAGTGTGATGGCTCTCGCTTCGAATCCAGGTCGCGGGCTCTATTCCGCTACCAAAGCAGCTCTTGTTGGTATGTCCCGTGCACAGGCTCTCGAGCTTGGTCCGCACGGCATCACGGTCAACTGCCTCGCGCCAGGACCGATTGCGACCGACCTGCCGATGAGTCTCTTGTCCGACGAGCAGAAGAAAGCATTTGCTTCGCGCACCGCTCTGCTTCGCTGGGGCCAAGTGGTTGATATGGTCGGCCCGGTGCTGATGCTCGCCACCGATGCCGGCGCCTACATCACCGGCACCGTCATCTCCGCCGACGGCGGCATGCTCTGCCGCACGTTTTAG
- a CDS encoding Gfo/Idh/MocA family oxidoreductase: MKSNQALHSSKLLAGRRKFLTTSAAALGALSLGAYVSESPARASRLASEKLRIAAIGVTGRAGANLGEVARLGEEIVALADVDDNLMAKVKDQHSGATCYRDFRDMLDKQAAKIDAVLVGTPDHTHAPAAAMALRLGKHVYCEKPLTHTVLEARTLNNLAKEKKLVTQMGNQIHAGDNYRRVVEIIQSGAIGKVSDVHVWAGAQYSGAKFTAAEAPAGLDWNLWLGPAADRPYSSDVHPFQWRRFWEYGNGALGDFGCHFMDLAHWALDLKAPTSVEAKGPPVDSVSCPDWCEATYEYPARGESPAVKLFWYDSGRRPELLKKLSHSKTKPADWSGGLLFIGSDGMLLANYGDYVLFPEEKFEGYKLPAETIPRSIGHHREWTTAIRDGGTTTCNFEYAGALTEAVLLGTVAYRAGKKLDWNAADMKFTNYAEAEPLLHKEYRKGWTL, encoded by the coding sequence ATGAAGAGTAATCAAGCATTGCACAGCTCGAAGCTGCTGGCTGGTCGCCGAAAGTTTCTCACGACGTCGGCCGCTGCTCTCGGCGCGCTCTCGCTCGGCGCTTACGTCAGCGAGTCACCCGCTCGCGCTTCGCGATTGGCTAGCGAAAAACTGCGCATCGCCGCTATCGGTGTGACGGGTCGCGCGGGAGCAAATCTCGGCGAAGTAGCCCGACTCGGCGAGGAAATCGTCGCGCTGGCCGATGTCGACGACAACCTGATGGCGAAGGTGAAAGATCAGCACAGCGGAGCCACCTGCTATCGCGATTTCCGCGACATGCTCGACAAACAAGCGGCCAAAATCGACGCCGTGCTTGTTGGTACGCCCGATCATACGCACGCCCCCGCAGCTGCGATGGCTTTGCGATTGGGCAAGCATGTCTACTGCGAAAAGCCGCTAACGCACACGGTGCTCGAAGCCCGCACGCTCAACAACTTGGCGAAAGAAAAGAAGCTCGTCACGCAGATGGGCAATCAGATTCATGCAGGCGACAACTATCGTCGCGTGGTCGAGATCATTCAAAGTGGCGCCATCGGCAAAGTGAGCGATGTGCATGTGTGGGCAGGTGCGCAGTACAGCGGAGCGAAATTCACCGCAGCTGAAGCTCCTGCTGGTCTCGACTGGAATTTGTGGCTTGGCCCCGCTGCCGATCGCCCCTACTCGAGCGACGTCCATCCGTTTCAGTGGCGCCGCTTCTGGGAATATGGCAACGGAGCACTCGGCGACTTCGGCTGTCACTTCATGGACCTCGCGCACTGGGCGCTCGACCTGAAGGCTCCGACTTCGGTCGAAGCCAAGGGACCACCGGTCGATAGCGTCAGCTGCCCGGACTGGTGCGAAGCAACCTACGAGTATCCAGCTCGTGGCGAATCGCCAGCCGTGAAGCTGTTTTGGTACGACAGCGGTCGTCGGCCTGAACTGCTGAAGAAGCTGTCGCACAGCAAGACCAAGCCCGCCGATTGGTCGGGTGGTCTGCTGTTCATCGGCAGCGACGGGATGCTGCTGGCCAACTACGGCGACTACGTCTTGTTCCCCGAAGAAAAGTTCGAAGGGTACAAGCTTCCCGCGGAAACGATTCCACGCTCGATTGGTCATCACCGCGAATGGACGACTGCAATTCGCGACGGTGGCACCACCACTTGCAACTTCGAGTATGCCGGGGCACTCACCGAAGCGGTATTGCTCGGCACCGTGGCCTACCGCGCCGGAAAGAAGCTCGACTGGAACGCCGCTGACATGAAGTTCACCAACTACGCCGAGGCCGAACCGCTGCTGCACAAAGAGTACCGCAAAGGCTGGACGCTGTAG
- a CDS encoding Gfo/Idh/MocA family oxidoreductase, with product MYVRTLLAITLGFVLISPTLAEDSKVMRLGIIGLDTSHATAFTKEFNKPDQTEDLAGFKIVAAYPKGSPDIESSTSRVPGYIEEVQKQGVKIVDSIDALLAEVDAVLLETNDGRPHLEQALPVFKAKKPVFIDKPVAGSLVDVIALYEAAKKYDCPMFSSSSLRYAPGAQEIRAGALGEVTGCDAFSPCSLEKTHPELYWYGIHGCETLYTIMGTGCEKVTRVSTPDFDLAVGQWSDGRIGTFRGIRKGSAGYGGFAFGTKGSREIGKFAGYRPLMVEIAKFFRSGQAPIDPAETIELYAFMEAADESKRTGGGPVTIASVMEKATKLAGARLAEVESK from the coding sequence ATGTACGTTCGCACGCTGCTCGCTATCACTCTGGGTTTTGTACTGATTTCACCTACCTTGGCAGAGGACTCGAAAGTGATGCGTCTCGGGATTATTGGCCTCGATACTTCGCACGCCACGGCGTTCACGAAGGAGTTCAACAAACCCGACCAAACCGAAGACCTCGCGGGATTCAAGATCGTTGCGGCCTACCCTAAAGGGAGCCCCGATATCGAGTCGAGCACCAGCCGCGTGCCGGGATATATCGAAGAAGTGCAGAAGCAAGGGGTGAAGATTGTCGACTCGATCGACGCCCTCCTCGCTGAAGTCGATGCGGTCTTGCTCGAAACCAACGATGGTCGGCCTCACCTCGAGCAAGCGCTGCCAGTCTTCAAAGCCAAGAAGCCGGTCTTCATCGACAAGCCTGTCGCTGGTTCACTTGTCGACGTGATTGCCTTGTACGAAGCAGCTAAGAAATACGATTGCCCGATGTTCTCGAGCTCGTCGCTGCGCTATGCCCCCGGCGCTCAAGAGATTCGCGCAGGAGCCCTCGGCGAAGTGACAGGCTGCGACGCCTTCAGCCCTTGCTCGCTCGAAAAGACACACCCCGAGCTCTACTGGTATGGGATCCACGGCTGTGAAACGCTCTATACCATCATGGGAACTGGCTGCGAGAAAGTCACTCGCGTCTCGACTCCCGATTTCGATCTCGCCGTCGGTCAGTGGAGCGATGGACGAATCGGCACGTTCCGCGGCATTCGCAAAGGAAGCGCCGGCTATGGCGGCTTCGCTTTCGGCACGAAAGGCTCGCGCGAGATCGGCAAGTTCGCCGGCTATCGTCCTTTGATGGTCGAAATCGCGAAATTCTTCCGGAGTGGTCAAGCGCCGATCGATCCCGCAGAAACGATCGAACTCTATGCCTTCATGGAAGCGGCCGACGAAAGTAAACGGACCGGTGGCGGTCCGGTGACGATCGCCAGCGTGATGGAAAAGGCCACGAAATTGGCCGGCGCTCGGCTCGCTGAAGTCGAATCGAAGTAA
- a CDS encoding neutral/alkaline non-lysosomal ceramidase N-terminal domain-containing protein: protein MFGSPRARSLAALALLFLAASALASPCWAILPPLQVGAAVIDITPPEPYRMSGYFYERLSTGTHDPLYARALVLQQGELTTVLIVCDLIGVSRELTTEARSQIAHKLSIDEQHIVIAATHSHTGPLYGGVLLDWWKAKQAAAAEQVKPELDYPKFLVEKLVQVASDAAQKLETTTIEYATGHETSISFNRRFVMQDGSVRFNPGKLNPQIVRVAGPIDPDVGVVLFKTGDKVAASLVNFALHLDTVGGTEFSADYPKYLHDAIAAKLGNQCTSIFGLGCCGDINHIDVSHNRPQKGQEEAARIGAQLASAVTKGLEKTETRMGAQLAASMRVVEVPVQVYSEEQLAKAKSQLALVGTKELGFLEQVEATKIVDLAARYQGKPLPVRLNCIALSRDVAIVCLPGEVFTELGLAIKEKSPFKQTLVLELCNDAPAYIPTKKAFVEGSYEVVNSRVASGGGELLVESAVEMLLSLHQAAGAR from the coding sequence ATGTTTGGCTCGCCTCGCGCCCGCTCATTGGCTGCGCTCGCGCTACTGTTTCTAGCTGCGTCCGCACTCGCCTCCCCTTGCTGGGCAATTCTCCCGCCGCTGCAAGTTGGCGCAGCGGTCATCGATATCACGCCCCCCGAGCCGTACCGCATGAGCGGCTATTTCTACGAGCGGCTGTCGACCGGCACGCACGACCCGCTCTACGCCCGTGCTCTCGTGCTACAGCAAGGCGAACTTACCACCGTTTTGATTGTGTGCGATTTGATTGGGGTCAGCCGCGAGCTGACCACCGAAGCGCGCAGCCAAATCGCCCACAAGCTGTCGATCGACGAGCAGCACATCGTGATTGCCGCGACCCATTCGCACACGGGTCCCCTCTACGGCGGCGTACTGCTCGACTGGTGGAAAGCCAAGCAGGCCGCTGCAGCCGAACAAGTTAAGCCCGAACTCGACTACCCCAAGTTCCTCGTCGAGAAACTGGTGCAAGTTGCCAGCGACGCCGCCCAGAAACTCGAGACCACCACGATCGAGTATGCCACCGGGCACGAAACGAGCATCTCCTTCAACCGCCGATTTGTGATGCAGGATGGTTCGGTCCGCTTCAATCCTGGCAAGCTGAATCCGCAAATCGTGCGGGTCGCAGGACCGATCGATCCCGATGTCGGCGTTGTGCTGTTTAAGACCGGGGACAAGGTCGCAGCGTCGCTGGTGAATTTTGCCCTCCATCTCGACACAGTCGGTGGAACGGAATTCAGCGCCGACTATCCCAAGTACCTCCACGACGCAATCGCGGCGAAACTGGGCAACCAATGCACATCGATCTTTGGGCTCGGATGCTGCGGCGATATCAACCATATCGACGTGTCGCACAACCGCCCGCAAAAGGGACAGGAAGAAGCAGCCCGCATCGGTGCGCAGCTTGCCAGCGCCGTCACCAAGGGGCTCGAAAAAACTGAGACCAGAATGGGAGCGCAACTCGCCGCCTCGATGCGCGTGGTGGAAGTTCCCGTGCAAGTGTACTCCGAGGAGCAACTCGCTAAAGCCAAATCGCAGCTCGCGCTCGTCGGCACCAAAGAACTCGGTTTTCTCGAGCAAGTGGAAGCGACCAAAATCGTCGATCTCGCAGCTCGCTACCAAGGAAAACCACTCCCGGTGCGGCTGAATTGCATCGCCCTTTCGCGCGATGTCGCTATCGTCTGCCTACCGGGCGAAGTCTTCACCGAACTTGGGCTGGCGATCAAAGAAAAATCCCCCTTCAAGCAAACGCTCGTCCTCGAACTTTGCAACGATGCACCGGCCTACATTCCAACGAAAAAAGCGTTCGTCGAAGGGAGCTACGAAGTGGTCAATTCACGCGTCGCCTCGGGTGGTGGCGAACTGCTGGTCGAGTCGGCTGTCGAAATGCTGCTGTCGCTTCACCAAGCGGCTGGAGCCCGCTGA
- the folE gene encoding GTP cyclohydrolase I FolE, with amino-acid sequence MESTDLKLAASHAGCCSADAGSEGVSAHEALVNTPESAMKSPVDLQRIERAVREILAAVGEDPDREGLLETPARVARMYAEMFSGLKLDPREHTRKFFTEQYDEVVLVRDISFCSMCEHHLLPFIGHAHVAYIPNGKVIGLSKIARVVEVISRRPQVQERMTEDIANLLVDELHAKGVAVVVEASHSCMTIRGVRKPGSSMVTSAMKGLFRSNLSTRAEVMQLIYGSKR; translated from the coding sequence ATGGAGTCGACGGATCTGAAATTGGCGGCCAGTCACGCAGGATGTTGTTCTGCCGACGCTGGCTCCGAAGGTGTGAGTGCTCACGAGGCACTGGTAAACACGCCGGAGTCGGCCATGAAGTCTCCCGTCGATCTGCAGCGGATCGAGCGCGCGGTACGCGAAATCCTGGCGGCTGTGGGAGAAGATCCCGATCGCGAAGGGCTCCTCGAAACGCCTGCCCGTGTCGCTCGCATGTATGCAGAGATGTTCAGCGGGCTGAAGCTCGATCCCCGCGAGCACACGCGTAAGTTCTTCACCGAACAGTACGACGAAGTGGTGCTGGTGCGCGACATCAGCTTCTGCAGCATGTGCGAACATCACCTGCTGCCGTTCATCGGTCATGCCCACGTCGCTTATATCCCCAATGGCAAAGTGATCGGCCTCTCGAAGATCGCTCGCGTGGTGGAAGTGATTTCGCGACGCCCCCAAGTGCAAGAGCGAATGACCGAAGACATTGCGAACCTGCTGGTCGACGAATTGCACGCCAAAGGTGTGGCTGTGGTGGTGGAAGCATCGCACAGCTGCATGACGATTCGAGGGGTCCGTAAACCAGGAAGCTCGATGGTCACCTCGGCCATGAAGGGCTTGTTCCGATCGAACCTTTCGACCCGTGCCGAAGTGATGCAGCTGATCTACGGCAGTAAGCGATAA